tagaaaataaaactacagaaaaaggaaatgagggCTGGGGTGTTACCAATATAGCATGTGTGTGGTCTGCGTTTAACTCTCAGTcccagggagggagaaaaaaagaaaagaaaagaaaaaaaaaaaaaaaaaagaggagccaAACTGTTGTCATACAGTACAGATAGTCCAGTAAGAACTCTACTTTTTAGCCTAATACTCTGGCTGGATACAGTGTGCTTAATCCTTGCTGCTTCTGGTCTCTGTAAGAGAGGCTGCTGGACAGTGAAGTGCAGAACAGTGGTCTACCCTGCCCTAGAGAACATATATTCAAAGTACATAGACTTTGGGGGCTTCAAACAGACCCCAGCTccacatgcaggaaaacactgaGCCTAGAAGGTAGGTGTGTCAGCTCTCCAGGGAGATTTGAACTCCTGTTCCACGCCTCTGGAAACAAGTTAAATTACCTGGCTAGTTTTTCAAATTATAGCAGCCAGTCAACATGTTTAAaacagaggagagctgggtgacaaCAGCTAGCTAGCAGTGGTCATCAAATCAGACAGGGACATGTGGGGAAATAGTGTGGAAAGCCCTTTCTGAATTAACCAGGAAAGCATGGTTTCCTTCTAGATTCTACTTAAGAAAAATAGTCATGGAACCTGCTATAAAGACCGGCAAACAAAGTGGATAGAATGCACAGTTCTGACAAGTGAATGGGCAAACCCCATCTACACGGAAAATCACCAAAGAGACCAGTCAGGTGCTCTTACACTGGAGTTTCAGCCAGCACTGTGATGTTGAGCCAGACACCACAAATATTTCCACTGACTCATCACTTGACTCATTCATGGTGACAAGGGGGAAAACGAACTGAAAACGCACATAACAGCAGCATAAGGCAGGTACTTTGGTACTTTTCATGGTATATGAGCTGAAGACATCATGCTGGACCAAACAGACAGCAATACAGGGAAGAGTGGGAGGGGGCTGCTTCATGGTAGTTGACACCAATAGACCTACTCTTGCAGGCCTTGGATTTCCTTCTAAACTACCATAGCACTCAGCTGTGCCATATGGGTGAGGCTCACTCAGAAGCACTAATGTGTCCAGTGACAACAAGGTCTGAACATTCCAACCTCAACTTCTGTGGGAAACATAGGCAGTCCAAGTCTGGAAGAAAGACAAGGCCCCAAGCCTAGGTGTGACCCTGGACAAGGTTCTGTAATTTCGTGTCATGTAAGTTATACCTAATTCTTGCTCCAAGAAACTAGTATGAAGATTGCATtacaaaataatgatgatgatgatgatataccaGACTGAGAGTGAAGCTCAGAAGTAGAGCATTTACCTTGTATATCTAAGAACCAAAGTTCAATTCTTACTGCCAAAAAACTTAGGAAATATTTGGTTTCAGTTAAGATGTAATCCAAATTGGTGATCAGAATGGAAATCCCGTCATGAAGTCGCAAATGGTGGTGAAAAGCCAGTGAAAAAGTCTTAGTCTTTTACTTATGGAAGGCCGCCATGTCTAGAGCCATAGCTGAGGGTAGCTCAGTGGAACAGTCTACCTAAACAAACTCACTATGGAGTGAAACAGATGGTCTGTGCAGGAATCAGTCCTCCCCGCATTTGGGACTTTCTGAGGTGAGTCCTCGGAGCACTCAGTCCTCGGTGCTGTGCAGCCCCACAGGACTTCCCAACTCAGAGCTAAGCCCTACCCAACTGGCAATTTCCTCACCAAGAAAAAGGGTTCACTTTGATTACTAACtttagtggtttgaataaaaatgacccccttgggtccatagggagtggcactattaggaggtattgCCTTGgagaaggtgtgaccttgttggaggaggtgtgtgactaggggatgggctttgaggtcccagAAGCTCAAGTTAGTTTCTCTTCCTACttcctatggatcaagatgtagaactctcaactccttctccagcaccatgtctgcctgcatgcctccatgatgataatggactaaacctttgaactgtaagccatccccagttaaatgttttcctttgtaagagttgccatggtcatgatgacatgatgtctcttcacagcaacagaaacccaactAAGACACTAACATTCAGGTGACTATGTTTAATTGAATACAACTATGTCTTAGGGTAACATCCCCTTTTAAAGTGTTGTTCTTAAACACAAACATcagtaaatttaaaaagccaaatcCTCCAGAAATAATCAATTTTCAAAACTAGTgagtgggctggagagttgggtcAGTGGTTAGAAGCACTAGCTGTTCTCCCAGAGAACTGGGGTTCAGCTTCCAGCACTGTGGTCAAGCAGTTcacagctccagggatccaacaccctcttccgaCCTCTACGAGCACCAGAATGCATGTGCACAACCTCCCTGTACCCCCacccatacataaataaaaataatgtttaaagtaATAAGGATACTAATAATTcatctcagcaattaagagtactggctgttcttaaccaggttcagttcccagaacacatgtcaaggggttcacaactgtctgttaatcCATATAGCACATATATACCCAGACGCAAACACACcctacacaataaataaatataaaacaattaaaagtatatattacTAAGAGCTTGCATACTCGCCTTAAATGATAATTGTTTTTCAAAAGCAACAGCACTATATCCAAGAGTGTCAGGAAATATGTGGTAGTGTTTTGGGTTGTTATGTGTCTGGAAGTGTACACTATGGGCAAAGTGGAAGGGATCAGACGTGATACATCCTGCCATGGCCAAACAGCACCACTGTGCATTCTTATAGTGACCACTGTGAGAGATACTAGTTACTACATCAAAAGATGATggatcagttggtaaagtgcatgaggacttgagttcagatctccagaacccatgtaaaaagggaaggtggtggtacacactagTAATCCTAGTACTAGtgaagagacaggaggaacccTGGAGCTCCCTAGCCAGCTAATCTAGCCAAGTTGGTAAGCTCCAGTCTCAGAGAAAGACCTTAACtcagaaacaataacaaaaacaaaacaaaacaaaaacaaaaatccaaggtggaaagcaatagaggaagacacccaatattaacctctgcacacacatatactcatgaacatatagcatgcacacacaaacatcatTACCACGCTCAGCCTTGGTGTTCTTATCGCTTGAACATCAATTTGAGAAATGTTTTCACATATACAAAGGTTTTTGTAAAATTAACATTCCTCAAAATCATGACACTATGTCATCACTTAGCTTGAGAACCAACGAGGAGGAACTGGAGCCAGTCTTGGACTACCTGAAGGGCTCTTACAGTTTTACTTGGATAAATCTAGGTAGCTGTGGGGCATTCACTGGGTTTCCCCCAATAGAGCTGCCAAAAACCAAAGATGATAATAGGCAGTACTGCTTGGAAATGAGGATACAGTCTATTATAATAGTTCTACTCCCTGCCTTTACAGTTTTCAACCTCTGACCcccctgccttgactttcccagGGCTAGAATCCAGGAAGGGGCTACCAAGgccttcatgaatgctaggcaagcattctaccaacaaAGCTACATGCAGCCCCAGGCCAAATCGCCAAACTTCTAATATCTAAAATGGTGgcacttcttttaaattttaacaacAAAATGTAAACATACGatcagtaatttatttttttttttaaaaaaaagaatagcaaaacGATGCTTACACTTGTAAAAATCTGTACTGgcaagcatggtagcacacaactttaaagCCTTGCACTTGGAAGACAAAGGGAGGAGGATCTTCATGACTTTGGGACCTGCCTAGTTGACATAACAGGCCAGCAatggctacatagtaaggtcgtgcctcaaaacaaacaggcCAGCTATGGAGGggcatgcctacaatcccagcacttaggaggcagactGGATCTtttgtgagtttaagggcagcctggtcttcacagcaagttctagactagaccagggctacatggtgagaccctgttccaaaacaAAAGCTATCAGGCCAGACTTAAAAGGTGGGCTGGAGGACAGTAAGCAAGCTTAAGATACCAGAGAATACCAAACTGGGCCTGAATTCTGTTCCTGCAGCCTATGCTGTCAGCAGTCATGGTTCTGTGCTACCCTATGGCTGAGGACTTCAACATGGGCAAGCTAGGCACCGATGCTGCTGGAGGCATCTCACCAAGCGCACCAAATTCATATGGGACACGACCTAAGAGGTGTGTGGCTTTGTTCCCATCAGCAGTGAGCTCTGGTGCTGCTCAGTGTAGCAAAGGACAAGCAGGTCCCAGAGTTCATCAAGAAAAGCACAGACCCACATTACATCcaacacagaaaggaaggaaggaaggaaggaaggaaggaaggaaggaaggaaggaaggaaggaaggtaggtaggTACAGGGAGAGGAACTGAGTTCTTGCCACCATGAGGAAGGCAGCTGCCAAGATACAAAGACCCTGCCTTCCTCTGAGTAGTAAATAACCTCAGAAAACAACCTGGAATGTATCTGAGGCACATCCTGAAGCACTTACAGATGAAATATGTATCTGAAATTTCCTTTCAAGTACACAAAGGGCTAGAGGGAGCTCAGCAGCAGAGCACTTGTCCAACATGCACAAGCGCCTCCACCCCCAACACCACAGGGAAAATGGACATAATacaacagagaaaaatcaaatcgCAGAAAAGTGGGTTTAAAGTGGTAGGTAAGAGTGCAGATGGAACCAGATTGGTCATGAAGTAGTAATTGTTGAGGATGAATGACTAAATACATGGAGTGTCACCATAGCTTCTTGTTatgtttctttgtaatttttattagacaaaatagcaaaataaataaatgattaagtaAGTAAaagctgagttcagttcccatatCAACAGAGggaggctcacaacctcctgtaactctggctccagaggATACAATACATTTGTTTGGTCTCTTTAGGTACCCACAAACATGTGGGATGCGTTCATacaaatgcacatgcatatacattttttaaaaaagaagaagaacaaatATAAGTGGCtggggaaagatggctcagcagttaagagaacttgctattcttgcagaggacttgggttcagttcccagaacccacacagtggctcaaaactgtaactctagtcccaggggacccaataccctcttctggtctccatggataccaggaatgcatgtggtTGGTAGACACATAAACATGAAGGCAtaactctcatacacataaaataaaataaaatatgtgtgcCAGTACTTATTTTTTCACACCTGAATACAGGCACTAGCAGGGCCAGAGTAGGTAGATTGTTAAGTCTGAATATAGCCTGGCCATCCAGCCTGGGTAACTTAGAAAGactatcaaaataaaaactaaaaagagtaCTGGGAACAGTACAGTGGAGCGCTAGCCTCACTTATATAAGGCCCTGTCCAAACATTAGTACCAGAAAGAAAAGCCATAGGCATTCCTAAAACTTTAAGATATGAGTTGACCTTTTAGAATTCCTAGAAAGAGGTCATACGGACATTCAACAACAGAGTGTTATTCTTAGGATTTAGTGTCTGTAGGAGCagggatgatggctcagcagttaagaaggGCTTGAAATGCTTGAATTCAGCttgcagcacccacatcaggtggctcgaATCCacctagaactccagctccaggagatctgacatgcTTTTTTTGGCCCTCATGGGTACTGCATTCATGTGTACAAAGTGGCTTTCAGACACTCATATAAACttaattaaaagtgaaaacaaaaccaggtggtggtggtgcacatctttaatgtcagcactcaggaggcagaggcaatcggatctctgtgagttcgaggccagcttggtctacagtgctagttctaagacagccaaggctatacagagaaactcttgtttTGTaaaatcactgtgtgtgtgtgtctgtgtgtatatgcacacacacattttttttttaagattttcttggggaagttgaggcaagaaGTACTACAAATTAgtagctagcctgggctacaagagactgtCTCACAAACAAGATGCAGCAGCAAGCAGCAGCTCCACTCTTGTACTGGAAATCTAACAGTGACACAGATGTCAAACTCTAATTCATTTACAGCTGTACTCTTTGTGTCAGAGCAACGTGTAATGGGAAAATACAGTCTCTACCATCTGCCAACAGCAACAGGGTGAAACCAAAGCTCAGAAATCTACAAGACCAAATGCAAAAACATTTCCAACCAGCTGCTCTTCCCCCAAGGAAAGGAACAGATCCACTAGAGCACACAGAGCGgcctacacatacatgcatgcacgcacatacacactctcacacacaattCTCAGACACTGCTTAGAGAACTAGGCAAGAATAATTTGCAGAGTGGACTTACGTAATTGCAACATTACTCCCATCTATAACAATATGCTTCAAATCTGCTCTCCCTGGTTCATTTTTTAATTCCAGCTTGTACGGTATTTTCAGGGTATCTCGAAATCTTTGAACCCCTGTAACTGAGGAATCAATATGATCAGAGGATCCTGCCAATCGCGTATCAGTAACTGAGGGTAACAGATGGGGCTGGGGCCGAGGCATCGGTGGAGAAAGGGGGGGATAATTTGGCTTAGGCTGAGGAGAGTTACAACAGCCAGAACGTTTCTCACAGGCAGGCTTTGTATTATTTGGAAGTGGGGGTTCCGCTTGTTGTTGAAAGCCATTTTCAGGAAAAGCTGGGCTTCTCTGTTGGTGGCCTGCAGGTCCCCTTGAAATAAAGCTGACTTCTTTAGGACTAGAAGAGGCAACAGAGGGTGAGAGGCCATCGGTCTCAAGGTCTACATTACAACTGTAGTTCTGGGGTGAGCCCCACATTTCATGTTTCTGTCCTACTGGCACTGTTCTGAAAGAATTAATTCTGCAGTTTGAGGTACACGGTTTAGAGTCTTTGAACGGTAACTGGGAAAATTTTTCCACCATATTTTgctctgtgtgactctgtgttttctttggagTAGAGTCTGTTGTGAGCTCATTTGtgctgctcccagcacccatacttcTGCTCTGAGCAGCATCTGGATACACAGAGCCAGGTGGAAGTGCTCGGTCCTCTTGGAgccttttgttctctttttcaaTTTCCTCCAAGAGCAATAATGGCTCTGTAGAAGGGCCATACTCCCTGATGACCTTTTCAACAATCTCTTGGGAATAACCCATGGTTTTAAAGAAATTTACAAGGATATTGTATTCCATTTCTTCTGTAGTGTCTTTTCCATCGGGGCTCAGGTTTGTAGAGTTAGAGGCATCATCAGACAGGTCAATGACTTCATTTCCAGCCGATGCCTTACCATCATGCACAAGCTCCCCCTCTGGAACATTCTCCAAGGAAAACTGCTTCTTGGTATGCCTTTCTTCTGTATCAGAAGACCTCCTCTTGTGACAAACTCTGTCTTTGGAAAGTGCATCTTCATCTGGACTTAGACCATTTACTGGAACAAAGAGCACATCTGCTGAGCTAGAAAAGACTTCGTCCATTTGTTTTGTAAGCTCAGAAACAGGGGTCCTAGCTTTACTTCTGGAATCTTCCTGTGAAACAACTTCATCTCTAGCAATACTAGGTCCTGTGGCAGCATTCTGTGTCAACTCTGACGGCCGCACATCTCCAATTTTAATGACATCATCATCTCCTGTTTCAAATAGACTCTCTTCACCTTGTGTGAGACTCAGTAGTTCTTTCTTCAAGGAAGTAGGCAAAATCAACAAATCCATTGTATAATTGTCTGCATGAGCTTCAACAAACTGTCTGAATTCCCGCTTGATTTCCGACTCTTTCTGACTGCTGGGCAGATTCTCATTATTTTCAAAGAGCTTCACAAACTGCTGAATATGACTCCTGGCCATGACCACAGCCTCTGCACTTCCTCTGATGCCAAGAAGCCCCGTGTCTAAAATGCAGAGATCAGCACAAGTATCCTGAATTAGGCTCTTTAAAAATAGGCTCTGTGCCCCGACAAAAATGCA
The DNA window shown above is from Cricetulus griseus strain 17A/GY chromosome 3, alternate assembly CriGri-PICRH-1.0, whole genome shotgun sequence and carries:
- the N4bp1 gene encoding NEDD4-binding protein 1 isoform X2, which codes for MAARVVLDEFTAPAEKAALLERSRGRIEALFGVGLAVLGVLGAEEPLPARIWLQLRGAQEAVHSAKEYIKGICEPELEEKECYPKAMHCIFVGAQSLFLKSLIQDTCADLCILDTGLLGIRGSAEAVVMARSHIQQFVKLFENNENLPSSQKESEIKREFRQFVEAHADNYTMDLLILPTSLKKELLSLTQGEESLFETGDDDVIKIGDVRPSELTQNAATGPSIARDEVVSQEDSRSKARTPVSELTKQMDEVFSSSADVLFVPVNGLSPDEDALSKDRVCHKRRSSDTEERHTKKQFSLENVPEGELVHDGKASAGNEVIDLSDDASNSTNLSPDGKDTTEEMEYNILVNFFKTMGYSQEIVEKVIREYGPSTEPLLLLEEIEKENKRLQEDRALPPGSVYPDAAQSRSMGAGSSTNELTTDSTPKKTQSHTEQNMVEKFSQLPFKDSKPCTSNCRINSFRTVPVGQKHEMWGSPQNYSCNVDLETDGLSPSVASSSPKEVSFISRGPAGHQQRSPAFPENGFQQQAEPPLPNNTKPACEKRSGCCNSPQPKPNYPPLSPPMPRPQPHLLPSVTDTRLAGSSDHIDSSVTGVQRFRDTLKIPYKLELKNEPGRADLKHIVIDGSNVAITHGLKKFFSCRGIAIAVEYFWKLGNRNITVFVPQWRTRRDPNVTEQHFLTQLQELGILSLTPARMVFGERIASHDDRFLLHLADKTGGIIVTNDNFREFVTESVSWREIITKRLLQYTFVGDIFMVPDDPLGRNGPRLEEFLRKEVFLRDMQPILNVLPNVGTFDPGFRSPNTQIANTSHQPPSRNQGASSGSWLPQQPHFTPLATLPSIQQNLPMPAQRSSAETSELREALLKIFPDSEQKLKIDQILVAHPYMKDLNALSALVLD